GTGTGGGACGATTGAATGTGCAATGAGGCAATTGGGATTGAGCGAAATCACGGAATGGGTTGGGACTTGGAAGTGTTTCTTCAGAAAAGGAGTGGCCTAAGAAGATCCTTATTAAAGGATAAGAAAACTTTTGCCGCAAGATTTTCCCTCGTAGTcctattttttcgtccaacaGTTTGCCACCCGGCAACTGAAAAGGCCCGTTCCGACGAGCCTTATGACGCCGGAATAGCCAACAGACTCAGTGAGAGTCTTTGAAGAAAGGGAAATCTAAGTTGTTGTTCTTCTTTAgtccaaaacaaaattgaattgatctgAATATGATCAGTCGGAGAGGCAATTTCAGAGTGGGaagaaaagtttaagaaatcaattaattccatttcaatAGCGCAGCGGCCTTGGACGTCGTTGTCAAATCCAAATCCGTCCCCCTCTGAAATGTTGGAAAGTGAAGATGATGATCGACTACCAGCATTCTGAGCATTGGCACTAATAGTCTTCTGGATCAGTCGtcgaaaagaattttgaaataaatttgttgGTACATCATCTTCCgttgttcttctttcttccatcGCCGTGTCTGTCATTTCATTCGCGGAAACTGGTTTCGAAGAGTAGGGGATTCCCATTTGTTTTGCAAGTTTAACAACATTCGTAATTGCCACGTTACGCAAAGCAGAATCTttgattacaaaaaaattttagtttggaTCTAAGATGGTAGCTACCAAGTATGTTGGATCGAAATTTGACGACGAAGGGAcggttaaaaaatcaaatcttctTTTCAGGTCAGCTAGCATAGCCTCAGATACTAGTTTCAAACCCACGACTTCAGCAGAGGCTTCTAAATGAAGCTTCAATTCTTCAATTGTTGGGATTGCTGCTGAAAATGTCACATATTTGCTCCCACTAACCAGCTGGGTGTAGAGTGCAAATGGGGCCAATAGATCCACTATGGACTTCAACATCGCCCAGTCAGAATTAGACAATCCATCCCAGCCTAGCTCTTCACAGACTTCGTTCACATACTTTCGCACTTGAATGAGGCGATCGAATTGGACGACCACCTTGTGGAGCATTCACCAATGAGTTTCTTGTTGCATTTTTCGATCAACATTTGGGTGGCTTTTGAGGAGGTGTTAAATTTACTCACAAGCTTTTTTGCGCTTGAAATGACTTTAACAAAGGCGGGAACGGATCCTGTTGAATTGGACAATGAGTTTCACTTAAATTTGTCAAATATTGCCATGACCAGTTGCAGCATATGGCTTAGGCATGGTTTCCTTGAGAGTTCTTCTTCTAGGTCTTCGGCTGATGAACTCGAGCTTCTCTGATTTGTGAATGTTTGCAGTGAATCAGTaagttgattttcaaattgctGATATTCAACCTCCTCATTTTCCATGTTAATCTGAAGGCTATGTTGACTATCTTCATTAAAGAGCtcgacagaaatgtttgaacAATCGTCGGAATCAGAGTCAGTGTTAGAATCTGagagtgaaaaaaattcatgaaaTACTTTCCAGAGGTataaatgtaaacaaaatagGGAAAATACCTCGTCTGTTCTGATCATCATCTGAAAATAAGCTATCGTCTTCTGATTCCTTGTTGCTTTCGTTGACCACAGACTCAATAATCTCTTCCATGTGGTTAGATCGAACTAGTTTGAACGCCTTTACCATGTTGCTCCCATTATCAGTAACGATAATTGGAACTTTTAACTTTCattcctgaaacgtctctaTCACAAGTTTGCCAATTGCATCCCCGGTGTGGGGAGGTGGGAAAGGAATCAATTCAATAACAGCTTCCTCGAGTTTCTTATCAGCTGAGACGTAGTAAACAGTAATGTCTATTAAACGAGAGGTATTACGTAAGTGAGGATGGCCTCCACGTTATTGCTTTTGACAACTTATAAGTCTTATTGCTTATAACTCATTAGTCATTAACCTTTTGAtactataataattttttattttacacccCAAGTTTTTCCATGTTGGATATGCAATAATAAATGCAAAGACCCTGTGCAAATTAATATGGTGGATCTTGAAATCGATCGTACCCTTGAGCTAGAAATGATGATTTCCGACTATGAGGTAGCCTTTCTGAGTGCCGTGGCCGAGAGGTTGCCCACTTTTTTGGCAAgttcaattttcgaaaaatgggaaaattgaGAAACAAATTTTCCTGACATTTCCGGTGTTTTCTCGTGTTCGctaattttcttgatttctttgttttgatgGTGTTTCTTAAGATTTAAACAATATCAACAAATCATATAATTGGAATTATTTTCACTTTTGACAAAAAAGGAgacaggaaaaggaaaaaaaggatcacACACAACATTGTCTGGATATGAAATCATTTGACAGGACGAGATGATTGGCAGAGGTAAACCGCAAATATAAGTTTTACAGGGATGAAATCCATGAAAAAAACTGcgatttttttctccaatcgtagaaattttattattagatcCTTTTACTTGTCCCTCAAATGTGTACTGTATGCAGTTCACTTCtatttcgtcatttttttttaattttagcttTGCCTTTCGTAAATTGACTATTGTTTGCTATCCATAAAAGAATGGAACTGACGAACGCATCctagaagaaataaatattccTGTTTGGGAATCAGGAAGAGTTTTAAATAGACCCCAATCTCCGATTCGCACAATCGGTCTTTTTTCAACTGATTCCACTATCAGTTATTTTCGAGAGTCAGGAAATTACATCAATTGACGGACTCGCAAATTACGGTGACTACTAATCTTTGGTTTGCTCCTCTAAAAACCAAcagaatattctttttttaacaacgTGCATTTACCTTCATCATCTACTAATTGtacaaaggaaaataaattttaagatGGATCTTTAAAATGGTTAGTGAAATCATGAAGATTAGCTTGTTGAAGGGACTTAAGCATCACAGGGTTCTTGGTCAGATGTAGTTTCTTCAAAAGAATAGTCGATGTCAGGCTGTCCGTCTTCCTCATTGTCGTCTTGATCATCACAGTCCGAGATTAAGTTTCcccttagttttttttcccataaaagaaaagtttttaataTCACCTCTAGTTAACTTAATAATCTGATGTATTAAAGGGAACAAAGTTGTCCAAAATGTGCATCCTCAAGAAAGGTGGAGATTAATTCATCTGCTAttacaaaaaatttctaagagtAATGTtacgaaattttcttcttaaacttattgcatcttttggcacaaagcgaaaaattttagctttatttttaatattttttgtaaatttttgagaacgccgtatttaacacggcgcatatgggggaaaacggggtgtacctaataaagtgaACGATACCGGTGTGctgtgggggttaatcctaagacaacttcatgtgtataaaaaatgtagatcatcattagatgaGTGTTAACTCAAATTTTATGAAATCACCAAAAGGTGTTTACAAGGGACCTTATGGCGGATAATCCCTTCGTAAACTCATTATATCTAGTCATGTATTTGTCCtaaaattttgatcttttgtaCTACATTAGTTAAGAtataaatttttctaaatttaaaagtcgttttggaaaatatttaatagctCTTTAGTTATTTATTGAGAAAGttcgcagaaaaaaattatttgccgCTATGGTTCATAAAAAAAGCCGCCGCATACAGGTGGCGTTTGGTTgttgaaaatttaagaaaacaaacaaccaaacGCTTTTTCTAAAAACCAGGAGGTCTTTAGTCTAGCGGctattttttgtgattttttaaaaaaagggcccAGCGCCATAAGAAAAGCAAGGCAACTGCCAAGTTTCGCTCGGCGAAATGTGTACACATGACGCCAGTTCCAGGGGATAGGGAAATGTACATAAAGGGGTGGCgtattttttgtcttgttccCAGTTTTGTTTCGAACCCCCCTCCAAAAATCTTAAGATTACAGCAACTAGGttgctaatttaaaaaataaaaactaaagacCCATATCGCCATAAGACGCCGTGTTAAAAGCGGCCGAAATTGGTACagtaggtactgtatattatagcttctttctttctttaaacttattttattttaataaagctGCCATTTCGGACCCAGTTTGGAACATTTTAGGCCCCGGGCCGAAATGGCTAAAAAAGGCCGAAAGGTATGGGGCCGAAATGGTAGGGTCCGAAACGTCGGAATACAAAGTGAAACAACCAGTTAATTTCACAATAGAGAAAGTATTGGGTTGAGCCCTAACCTGCATatctatatttgattaaatcaGAAAGTCACTGCTTATTGTGGCTTTCAACCGACCCTTTCACAAGTAAAGTAGACCCGATAAAGAAGAGACCTCCAAATAGTCACTCCTTCATTCCCAAGGAAAAGTagtaatttaaaagaaatttaagcCGTCAAAAATCTGTAACTTTTGAATTTCAGCTATAAAGTGTTGAGAGCAAGGTGGATTACAGAAGATGGAAGCcagcatattttttgtcatagGCTCGTTATTTGCTCTTATGATAGTCGTCTATTATGTAGTGTGGAGTCGATCGCGATTTGTGCGTCTAATCAATGCTATCCCAGGTCCCGATGCTATGCCAATACTGGGCAATATTCTTGAACTCAACGTGACTCACGATGGTATGTGATAATGTCATTTTTTTCTGTGGATGTTGATGATTGGTAAAATTCAGCCGAAAAGCTGCTTTTCCATTTTATATAGTTTTCTTTCAGAGTTATTGCAGAAGGTGAGCTTCGACTGGATAAGAAAGTACGGTGGTATCTATCGTCTTTGGTTCATGGTCCGCCCCATGGTTGTCATTGCCACCCCTGAGATGATGCAGGTATAAGCGAAcagctccttttttcttcgacAGATTATTATATAGAAACTTCTCTCCAAAAACAAGCCAATATACGGAAATCCGAAAAATATCTCGAAAGGAGATGTGTACGACGGCTTTACTCCTATCCTCGGAAACAGTTTGTCTCTGGCAACAGGTAagatttgaattatttgaccGCGCTAGCTGCATTAGCTATTCCCTTTTcatgaaatcaatttccacAGATGATCAGTGGAAGAAATCTAGACGTCTTCTCAATCCAGCTTTTCATATTCAAGTTCTCAACAGCTATATGTACGCCATTAACGAAACGAGCGTCACCTGCAGTCGTGAATTGGAAGAAGCTATTGAGGAAAATGGTGGAGGTGAATTCGACATCTTGCCTATCATGACGCGATGTGTCCTGGATTTACTGTGCGGTAATTTTATCGAATTCTAACATTTTAAGCTTTCCAACTTCAACATTTAAAGcatttatttttcagaaaCTGCCATGGGACGGAAAACATTGACAATTGAagacaatgaaaatttaattcgaaATTGCGAAGGGTAAATTTACCAAGCAATCAATTCATTATGTTTTGACGACGAAGAATAGTATACTGtgtatataatttttaaattgtactAACAGTTACCAAAAGATTTTCCAACAACGCCTCATTCAGCCGTGGCTTAGAATCAATTGGCTTTTCAAATTAACTGAGAGGGGCCGGGTGTTTAAAAATCTTTCCAAAGGAATTAAAGGATTTAGCCAAATGGTATAAGATTTTCGattaattcattcatttgtttcattacgattgttatttcaattaaatagTTAGTCAAACATCGACGCGCTTTGCTGGAACGAAAATCATCGGATAAAAAACTCGAGACGAACGATAACGTGGACGATGAGCCCTTAAGTAGGTGGTCAAACCCTTTGTATTATCAGTGTGCTAAAActggttaaaaaaatgtattacagaaaagaaattagGTTTCATGGATCTTATTATAAAGGAATGTGACGTCAATGGCAATTATAGTGAAGATGAAATGATAAACGAAGTCACGAGCATGGTTACTGGGGTAATATTAACAAATTTATGGTTATAAATTGTAATCCCGTGTATTAAGCCCTATATACTGACACAACAAACTtgcttttaaaattgaatcatTCAAACAGGGACATGATACAACAGCTTTGGCTTTTACTTGGTTTCTTTACACTATTGCTAGACATCCCGAgcatcaggtaaaaaaaatcgttgagCGACTTTTtatgaaatcatttttcaaattgtaaactttttaaaaatgctaaTCCCACTATTGACGTGAAGCAACTGATAGTGGATGAATTGAATGCGGTTTTTGATGACGCGGACCGCCCTTGTACTACGCAAGACTTGACTGAACTCAAGTACTTGGAATGTTGCATTAAGGAATCTTTGAGATTGTATCCGAGCATCCCTTTTATCTTGCGATATCTGCCAGAAGACCTTGAAATAGGTCAGAGCAAAAATAGGGTACTAATTTCCATTCATTACATACAATTTATCTGGTGAATATGTTGAAAGGGGACTACACCTTGCCAAAGGGCCTGACGATTGGACTTTCAATCTTCGCCATGCACCACAACCCTCAAGTCTTCCCTGATCCAGAAACTTTTAAGCCGCAACGTTTTCTTCCAGAAAATAGTGTCGGTCGACATCCGTTCGCCTTCAGTCCATTTAGCGCCGGTCCCCGAAATTGCATCGGTAAATTATTTCTACAAGCCTACATACTTATATTGGCTTCTCTTACATAAACCCCATATTCTTAATGGAATTTTTGCAGGTCAAAAGTTCGCCATGCTTGAGCTCAAAGTAATTTTAGCAAACTTGATCCGGCAGTTCCATTTTTTTGTGGATCCTTCTGCCCCAGAGGTCATACCTCTCCAAGAAACTACGTTGAACCCGAAGACTCCCGTTAATCTCATCGTTTCAAAAAGGCTCTCCGCTTATTAAAAAGTTGGGTAGAATAGAGGTCTTTAAACGTCTAAGACCATTTCATATCAAACAGACACACCTCCATTCAAGGTTACTTAATATCGTTTCTAACCATAGATTATatctggggaaaaaaagaaaataatataaacgatttatttccttaaaatttttgtattatttttattaaagcattatttttgaaataattgtaaaaagCGTCTTCTTTTAGTAGGAGATATAAtattttcctctatttttaaGAGGAATTGGATACGCTCTATGGTGCGTACAGCTATAGCTGTGGATATCTTGCAACTAACCTACTGTGTTCCCGAGGAGAATTTTCCCGTCGTGTTATGCGTTGCGTTAAATGGGATGGTTAAACAACGTGTTTTGGGGGGATTTGGGGGttggaatcaaaatttttgaagGAGGAAAGGTaagataaaaagggaaaagccaGCCCAACCCCATCGGTCGCCGCCGATCGATGGCCAACCGATTTGACAACAGTTATAAATTGGGGTTCTGATGTATCGTGATCAGGGGAATatttaacataaaaaaatagaatttaaatGCAAAAGAAATACAGTATTTAATGCATTGTTTCATTTCCTACTTTACCTGCGAGCACTGGGGGCATTCGCATCGGTAGAGGGGGtagacgcgttcaaggctgagccgctgaagggggggggggggggtcgaactacggaagaaaaaatggcgAAGCAAGCACGGAACATTTGTAACAAATGCAATTTATAGTTAAGATCAAAGGGAATATGTTCATGAAAAATTGAGACGGAAATCGGCTACTTAAAATATGAATAACGAGACGGCAATGTGTAAATTTACTCATCATGGTTTGAGCTACGGTCAAGTATATAAAGGGTTACCATAGTCTCACTCATTAACCCGCTTATTCTGTCATAGAGATAACGCTGAGAactaatttgaaattatttcagaGTTCTTTTGGaaaacttaaaaataattagccCGAGCAGAATCTTTCCTatgaattttgtaaaaaaaatgaatttttaaaatggattTACTGttagaaatcaatttttaaaatataaaagagacACGTTCATTCTGTTTACACCTGCACCTGCACCTGCACTTGTTTACACCtttcaacaataaaataacaaaataaatgttcattcaaaATACTTTACAAAATCCCATCAATATTAGCAAGTAATATGTGGAAGTTGTAGCAAATATTGAATTCACGTACATCCAATAATCCAATAGCTCCTTTTACTACACTAACAGACTGATGCTGCACAGAGATGACCTCTTATCCGACGCGGAGACGGTTCATCAAGTGGTAACGGCTTTTATAGATTCACGCGTTTATCTAAGTGTTCATCTAAGTCCTTGTCGATTTTAAAACATCGTCTAAGTAAATTTTTACTAGTTAACGAGCATTTTACTGGCAAATCCATCGTGGAATAATAAACGGTAATTCTAGTTTGCAGTATTGGTCGAATTTCGATTGATTAAAGAATTAGCTAAGTGTAGCCTATAGCGTccataaagtaaaaaaaatcaatccgCCCATCCTATACTATAAAACAAGTCGTCGCTTGGGCggagcaaaaaaaattgtgctcACGCGGTGATTGGTTCCCAGAGTTTCTACCTGTTTTGGGTTCTTTACCCTTAAGGGAAAATCCTCGAGTTGCAGCAGGGGAGGCTGAGTCGCTGAAGGGGGGATCGAGCTAGGGAAATGTGGCGAAAGGAACACGGaaattcgttcgttttttttacttacgaTAGCTGTAAAGCGAAAATAACGTTTGTAAAATATGAACTTCATATTTAACACTAAGAAAAATGTGttcacgaaaaaataatgactaAAATCGGCTTACTAACTTATAAATAACGAGACGGCAGTATGTGAATTTCACTCACCACGGTCGGAGCTACTGCAAAGTATTTAAAGGGTGGGAGAAGAGATTCGAGCTTTCTTACaagaagaaatgtttttattgaaTCAGTGTTTAATTTATAGATTCTTATGGAACTTAAAATTTCTAATGGAATTAAAAGGGAGAATAGGCCCGTTTACAAGGAGAAAGAAACATTTAGTTAcctaaaatgaataataaatatcCGAGAATTAAcggataaaaaataatagacaGTGAGTGACGGGTAACTaatcaaaagacaaaacatTATCAGTCTTAAactgaaatataaaaacacgAGAATTAacttataagaagaaaaaaaaagaaaacgaatttgattcaCGGTCTAACCCAATGCAATTGACTAAATTGCTACTCGGAAAAACGTGAGTGACGGGGGTAACTTATCAAAAGACAACAATACCAGTCTTATTAAATTTAACTGTTTGAAAACGCATTCGCGACTAAAACAGACCAAGCTTTCAGGGAAAAGATGAATagttcaaacaaaattaagCGAGGGACAGAATATCAGGCGACGAATCGACGGGCAGGTAACGAATATtaggtaataaataaactacggaCAAGAAATGAACAGGCTAATCAAGATATCacgcaattcaaataaattgcaaattaaaaaaactttacaacttaaaaagaaaaaaagtgataaaaaacgaaaattttctagcaagaagaaaattaactggCAACAAGGCGACAATGAGTTTGACAGGCAAGATGTCAACAGGGGGGGGGATTTAAATCActctgaatcaaaataaaacatcaatcaaatcaattgcaaataaaaaaatcttggcaaattaaaataaataaatgaaaaaagtgatcaaaaaacgaaaaaggtctagcaagaagaaaattaacaagGCATCAATTAGATTGACGGGCCAGATGTCAACAGGGGAGAAAAATTTGCGAAGCAAGTAcggaaatttgttaatttttcaaatttacgaCAGCTCTgaagtgaaaacgacatttttaaaaatgaactttgtgGCTAACAACAAGAGGAATATGttcacgaaataataaaaacgggaATCGGCCAACTAACTT
Above is a genomic segment from Daphnia pulicaria isolate SC F1-1A chromosome 8, SC_F0-13Bv2, whole genome shotgun sequence containing:
- the LOC124312365 gene encoding cytochrome P450 4c3-like isoform X1, yielding MEASIFFVIGSLFALMIVVYYVVWSRSRFVRLINAIPGPDAMPILGNILELNVTHDELLQKVSFDWIRKYGGIYRLWFMVRPMVVIATPEMMQPIYGNPKNISKGDVYDGFTPILGNSLSLATDDQWKKSRRLLNPAFHIQVLNSYMYAINETSVTCSRELEEAIEENGGGEFDILPIMTRCVLDLLCETAMGRKTLTIEDNENLIRNCEGYQKIFQQRLIQPWLRINWLFKLTERGRVFKNLSKGIKGFSQMLVKHRRALLERKSSDKKLETNDNVDDEPLKKKLGFMDLIIKECDVNGNYSEDEMINEVTSMVTGGHDTTALAFTWFLYTIARHPEHQQLIVDELNAVFDDADRPCTTQDLTELKYLECCIKESLRLYPSIPFILRYLPEDLEIGDYTLPKGLTIGLSIFAMHHNPQVFPDPETFKPQRFLPENSVGRHPFAFSPFSAGPRNCIGQKFAMLELKVILANLIRQFHFFVDPSAPEVIPLQETTLNPKTPVNLIVSKRLSAY
- the LOC124312365 gene encoding cytochrome P450 4c3-like isoform X2; protein product: MVRPMVVIATPEMMQPIYGNPKNISKGDVYDGFTPILGNSLSLATDDQWKKSRRLLNPAFHIQVLNSYMYAINETSVTCSRELEEAIEENGGGEFDILPIMTRCVLDLLCETAMGRKTLTIEDNENLIRNCEGYQKIFQQRLIQPWLRINWLFKLTERGRVFKNLSKGIKGFSQMLVKHRRALLERKSSDKKLETNDNVDDEPLKKKLGFMDLIIKECDVNGNYSEDEMINEVTSMVTGGHDTTALAFTWFLYTIARHPEHQQLIVDELNAVFDDADRPCTTQDLTELKYLECCIKESLRLYPSIPFILRYLPEDLEIGDYTLPKGLTIGLSIFAMHHNPQVFPDPETFKPQRFLPENSVGRHPFAFSPFSAGPRNCIGQKFAMLELKVILANLIRQFHFFVDPSAPEVIPLQETTLNPKTPVNLIVSKRLSAY